A window of Variovorax sp. HW608 genomic DNA:
GGCCCAACTCCATGCGCCGCGCTTCAGCGGTGGCCAGGGGCGGCAGGCGTTCGGCAATCACCGGCGTTTCGGCCGACCGAAGCCTGTTGATCTCGATCCACTGCGCCATGTCGGCGGGAAGAAGGAACGAAGCCTGGATGGCGCCCACCGGGCATGCGGTGGCGCAGCCTCCGCAGTCGATGCAGTTCTCCGGATCGATGTAGGTCATCCGCTCGTCCATGTGGAAGCAGGTGACGGGGCAGACGGTGACGCATTCGGTGTAGCGGCAGCCGGTGCAGAGGTCGGTGACGACGTAGGCCATGGGCGTGAGGGCAAAAGAGGGTTGGGGAGAGCGCGCGGGCTCAGAGCGCGACGACCTGCACCAGCGCGTCGGAGAAGGTGGGCGCGCGGCCCAGGTCCGCGAAGGCCAGGGGCGTGAGCGCGTGCACCGTCGGGCCGGCGCGGTTCGACCGGTGCCAGTAGCCCGAGGGCGCCATCACCAGCCCCGGCGACACGTCGGCCGAGAGCGTGGCCTTGGCCTCGAAGGCGCCGCGGTCGTTGAAGACGCGGATCGGCGCTCCGGCGGCGATGCCGCGCGCGCTCGCGTCATCGGGATGCAGCAGCACCATCTGCTCCTCGCGCGCCTGCGCGCACTGGGCCGGCAGGTTCCCGTAGTTGGAATTGAGGAAGGCATGGCTCTTGGGCGAGATCAGGCTCAGGGGATAGCGCTCGGCCAGCGCGGCTGCGGTGGCCGGGCTTTCGTTGGGCGCGATGTAGTGCGGCAGCGGGTCCACCGCCTCGCCCGACTGCTGGCCGCCATAGCCCTGCCGGAACAGCGGGGCGACGAAATTGCCACCCGCGGCCATCGAGGACTTGAACTCGCACTTGCCCGATGGTGTCGGGAAGTTGCCTTCGCGGTGCGGCGCCCAGTCGTCGGGCGCCGGCATGTTCAGGCGCATGAAGCCCGTGCGCCTCAGTTCCTCCAGGGTGATGCCTGCGAGCACCGGGCTGCTCCAGTCCAGCGATGCCTCGATCATCTCGTCGTCCGAGCGATGGAAGAAAGGATCGTCGATCCCCATCGCCCGCGCCAGGCGGCGGAACAGCTCGGTGTTGGGCACCGCTTCGCCGAGCGGCTCGATGGCCGGGTTGTTGTAGGACAGGTACAGGTGCCCCCACGAGAACATGATGTCCTTCTGCTCGAGCTGCGTCGTGGCCGGCAGCAGGATGTCCGCGAAGCGCGCCGTGTCGGTCATGAAGTGCTCGCTGACCACGGTGAAGAGGTCTTCGCGCGCCAGGCCCCGTTCGATCCTGTCCTGGTCGCTGACCATGGCCATGGGGTTGGCGTTGTAGACGAACAGCGAGCGGATCGGCGGATCCAGCGCCGTCTCGCCCGTGAGCGCCGGGCCCAGGCGCCAGGAGTTGATCACCCGCATCGATGCCGGCTGCAGGTCCGGCCGCATCAGCCCCGGCCAGTTCACCGGAAAGGCCCAGATCGGCAGCTGCAGCAGCCCGCCGCCCACGTGCTTCCACGCGCCGATGAGCGCGGGCAGGCAGGAGATGGCGCGCACCGTCTGCCCGCCGCCGGCGTGGCGCTCCACCGCGACGCCGATGCGCACCACGGCGGGCGGTGTCGAGGCGTATTCCCGCGTGAGCTTGAGGATGTCCTCCACCGGGATGCCGGTCTGCTCGGCGGCGAATTCCGGCGTGTAGGCCTTCACCCGCTCGGCCAGTTCGTCGAAGCCGAGGGTGTGGCGCTCGATGTAGTCGCGGTCGACGAGGCCGTCCCTGATGAGGACGTGCGCCATCGCCAGGGCCAGCGCGCCATCGGTGCCCGGCCGGATGGGAATATGCCAGTCCGCCAGCCGCGCGGTGCGCGTGCGCACCGGGTCGATCACCACCAGCTTGGCGCCGTTCTTGCGCGCCTGCTCGATGAAGGGCCAGTGGTGCGAGTTGGTGCTCAGCGTGTTGCAGGCCCACAGCACGATGTACTTGGAGTGCACGAAGCTTTCGGGGTCCGCGCCCGGCGTGTGGCCGATGGTCATCATGTAGGCGGTGCACGAAGCCGAGTCGCAGAAGGTGCGCTCGCACACGGTGGCGCCCAGCTTGTTGAACAGCGGGTCGCCCACGTTCAGGCCGTTCAGGATGCCCTGCGTTCCCAGGTAGCTGTAGGGCAGGATGGACTGCGGGCCCTCCGTGGCGATGAGTGCCTTCCAGCGGCCGGCGATCTCCGCCAGCGCCTCGTCCCACGAAATGCGCTCGAACTGCCCGCTGCCCTTGGGCCCGCTGCGGCGCATGGGGTGGAGCAGCCGCTGTTCGCTGTAGGTCCGGTCCGGATAGTTGTTGACCTTCACGCACAAGCGGCCGCGGGTGAAGGGGTGGTCGGGATTGCCGCGCACCGCTACTGCCTTGCCGTCCTCGACGGTGGTCAGGATCGAGCAGGTATCGGGGCAATCGTGCGGGCAGGCGCCCACGACAACGTGTCGGGCCATAGCGTGTCCTTTCTCTCCAGTGCTTCACGTGGTGAGGCAAGTCTGGCGAGCCCGGAGGCCAAAGCCCTTCTCCCAAAGCGACATTTACTTTTCCTGGCGTGCGAATGAAGATGCGGCACGATTCCTGCAGAACGCACCCCCGCGATTCATCACTCAAGCCGGTCGAGCACCATGTTCGGGCATTCGTTGGACAAGTACGTCAACAGCACGATGCACCAGACCTCCAATGCGCTGGGCTGGTCGAACATCCTGGCCGAGCGCTGGAGCCACGCGCCCGGTGAACTGCCCCGGCTCGTGCCGCGCGAGACCGAGGTCGCCATTCAACTGAGCGGCCAGACGCTGGTCGACCGCGCGGGCGGCGGCCGGCGCGAGCACACCCATGGTCACCGCGGAACGATCTGGCTGTGCCCGGCCGGCATCGAGGAGGAATACATCAACGTGGTCGACCCCATGGCCGACTGCCTGCACCTCTTCCTGCCGGGACAGCCCTTCGCCGAGACGGTGCAGCGCGAATTCGACATCGACCCGGCCCGGGCCGGCCTGCGCTACCAGGCCGTGGACCACGACCCCTTCGTGACCATGGTCGCCGAGCAGATCGTGTGCGAGCTGTCCAACGAGTCGGGCGTCGGCCGGCTGTTCGTGGAAAGCCTGTCGGTGGCGCTCAGCGCGCACCTGCTCAAGAACTACTCGGAGCTGGGCCTGCCCCGGCGGCTGGAGGACAAGGCGGCCAAGCCGCTGGACAGCCGGCGCCTGTCGCGCGTGGTCGACTTCATCGACGGCCATCTGGACCAGGACTTCACGGTGGCCGATCTGGCGGTCATCGCGTGCATGAGCGTGGGCCACTTCACGCGCAGCTTCAGGGCCGCCACGGGCCGTGCGCCGCATGCCTTCGTGGCCGAGCGGCGGCTCGTGCTGGCCAAGCGCCGCCTGCGGGGGGAGTGCTGCTCCATCGAGGAGGTTGCGCTGTCGGCCGGCTTCTCCTCGCTGGCCAACTTCTCCAAGGCGTTCCGCCGCTCGACCGGTTTGTCGCCGAGCCAGTTCAGGGCCCGTACCGGTCGCTGAACCATCGGCCTTGCGGCGCCGCGGTCTCAGGGTCCGCTCATTGCCCGGTCTCGCCTGCGCGCAGCGCCGTGATGAACTCGTCCAGCGCGGCAGCGGCGCCCTCGGCGTCGCGGGCCCGCAGGCGCGCGACGACCTTGCGGCGCAGCGGGAACACGTCGGGGCGGGGATGCGCCGGAATGACGAGCGTCATCCGCTCGCGCAACACCGCGGTCATCGTCCGCGCCATGAGCTGGAGCGCCTCGTTGTGGCCGGCCAGCGCGATCGACGAGAAGAAGCTCGCCATGGCCTCGATGCGCTGCGGGAGCGCCTTCTCGCCCTGGTGCTGCTCGATCTGGTCCACCGCCTGTTCGATCGCATCGACTTCCGCTTCGGAAGCGCGCGCGCAAGC
This region includes:
- a CDS encoding ferredoxin family protein yields the protein MAYVVTDLCTGCRYTECVTVCPVTCFHMDERMTYIDPENCIDCGGCATACPVGAIQASFLLPADMAQWIEINRLRSAETPVIAERLPPLATAEARRMELGR
- a CDS encoding molybdopterin-containing oxidoreductase family protein; amino-acid sequence: MARHVVVGACPHDCPDTCSILTTVEDGKAVAVRGNPDHPFTRGRLCVKVNNYPDRTYSEQRLLHPMRRSGPKGSGQFERISWDEALAEIAGRWKALIATEGPQSILPYSYLGTQGILNGLNVGDPLFNKLGATVCERTFCDSASCTAYMMTIGHTPGADPESFVHSKYIVLWACNTLSTNSHHWPFIEQARKNGAKLVVIDPVRTRTARLADWHIPIRPGTDGALALAMAHVLIRDGLVDRDYIERHTLGFDELAERVKAYTPEFAAEQTGIPVEDILKLTREYASTPPAVVRIGVAVERHAGGGQTVRAISCLPALIGAWKHVGGGLLQLPIWAFPVNWPGLMRPDLQPASMRVINSWRLGPALTGETALDPPIRSLFVYNANPMAMVSDQDRIERGLAREDLFTVVSEHFMTDTARFADILLPATTQLEQKDIMFSWGHLYLSYNNPAIEPLGEAVPNTELFRRLARAMGIDDPFFHRSDDEMIEASLDWSSPVLAGITLEELRRTGFMRLNMPAPDDWAPHREGNFPTPSGKCEFKSSMAAGGNFVAPLFRQGYGGQQSGEAVDPLPHYIAPNESPATAAALAERYPLSLISPKSHAFLNSNYGNLPAQCAQAREEQMVLLHPDDASARGIAAGAPIRVFNDRGAFEAKATLSADVSPGLVMAPSGYWHRSNRAGPTVHALTPLAFADLGRAPTFSDALVQVVAL
- a CDS encoding helix-turn-helix domain-containing protein: MFGHSLDKYVNSTMHQTSNALGWSNILAERWSHAPGELPRLVPRETEVAIQLSGQTLVDRAGGGRREHTHGHRGTIWLCPAGIEEEYINVVDPMADCLHLFLPGQPFAETVQREFDIDPARAGLRYQAVDHDPFVTMVAEQIVCELSNESGVGRLFVESLSVALSAHLLKNYSELGLPRRLEDKAAKPLDSRRLSRVVDFIDGHLDQDFTVADLAVIACMSVGHFTRSFRAATGRAPHAFVAERRLVLAKRRLRGECCSIEEVALSAGFSSLANFSKAFRRSTGLSPSQFRARTGR